GCCACCCGCCATCCCATCGCGCCCCACGATAGGCCCGGCCAACCTTATCCCGAGGTCTTTTCCGTCCGTCATCGCCTGGGGCGGTGAACGTCGATCAAGCTCCCGCCTGCAGCGGTCCCTCCGGCCCCCTCACCCCAGTTCTGCGTCTTATCCTGGGAACCCATCCCGGGGCGGGTTGCGGAGCCGGGCGTCCCCGAGCTCCCCACAGCCAACGCCGGGAGAAGGACGCTTAACGTCCTGATCATGCTGCTCGCCTGGGTCGCGCGACCATTGGCGCGGCAACCGCTCGGATCAGGCCTCGGAGCCAGGCTGCCCGTTAAACCCAATCTTAGCGCCCGCCGGCTAGGATCAAGCTCCAAGCATCGCCTGATTTCGCCTGAACCGGATGAGACTACAGCGACCGAACCTTTCGTTTGCGGCGCTCGTGCTTGCGAGCACGATGGCGTTCGGGCTGGCGGGCCATTTCGCCGCAAAGGCCGTCATTCGCAATCAGCAGGCGCATCAGCTCAACGAGTTGATCGAGGTCGTTCTGCGCCGCTCTGAATTTGCGGTCGATTTTGCCGCGGCCAGCCTGGACGAGCTCGCGAGGCGCAATCTCGCCAGCTGCGAGCCCGGGGCGTTGCAAGCGATCCGCCTCCACGTCTACCAGCGCTCGGCGATCAAGGACGTCCGCCTCGTCAAACCGGATGGCTCGGTGATCTGCTCAGCTTATTCCGAAACGCTCGAATTCGACAAGGGATGGGTGGATCGCCGCGACATGCTGCCGTCGCGCGACAAGGCGCTTTCGCTGTTCCGCGTGGAGCAGTTCGGCGGCGACGCCTTGGGCGTGCTCAGGGACATCAACAGCAGCTCCGCCCTTGTCGCCATTGTCGGCATCAATGCCAGCCTGCTCGACATCATGCCCGCCGAACTGCGCGCGCACAGCAAGGTGATCCTCGCCTTGAGCAGAGGCGAGAAGCTCGGCGAATTCCAGACCGACGCCGACAAGTCCCTGCTGGAGCCGATCAGTTTCGACAGGAATTCCACTCGCTTCCCGCTTCATGCCACGATCCAACTCGAGCACGCAGTCCTTTCAAGCTGGAACAACGAGGCTTATTGGCCCGCGCTCGCAGTAGCCCTCGGACTTGGCGCAATCTTTGGCATTCTGCTGGCACGCAGCCGTCGAATGGAGGGGCCTGTCGCCGATCTCGATCGGGCGCTGGCGGCCGGCGAATTCAAGCCATACTACCAACCAATCTTCGACCTCAGGACAGGTCAGATCAAGGGCTGCGAGATTCTGGCGCGCTGGCTGCGCCGAGACGGCTCTGTGGTCCCGCCGATGAACTTCATTCCGCTCGCCGAATCCAGTGGGCGCATCCAGGCGATGACCTGGCATCTCCTGGGATCGGCGCTCGCCGACCTGAAGCCCCTGCTGAAGGCGAACAAGAATTTCAAGATGTCCTTGAATGTCGTTCCCAACCATCTCCTGAGTGCGGGCTTCGTTGAAACGCTGCGTCGCAAGGTTCTGACGGCAAGGGTCTCCGCGCGCCAGATCGTGGTCGAGATAACCGAGCGCGACGAGCTCGACGATCTCGCGCGCGCCGCGGCGGTTGTAGCCGAGCTGCGGGACCATGGCTTCCGCGTCGCCATCGACGACGTCGGCGTCGGCCATAGCGGACTGTCCCGACTGAAGGGCCTCGGCGCCGACATGATCAAGATCGACAAGTTCTTCGTGGACACGATCACCGTGGACGCGTCGACGACGACGATCGTGGAAATGCTGGTGGCGCTCGCGAGGGATCTCCACATGACCGTGGTCGCGGAAGGAATCGAGACGGAAGAGCAGCTCCGCGCACTGGTCGCGTCCGGCGTCGAGGAAGGCCAAGGTTATCTCGTTGCGCCGCCCGTGCCCCTCGCCAGGTTCAATGAGCTCGTTGAATCGCGCCGCGTGGCACCGCCAGGCGCGGCGGCCTCCAGCGGCACGGCCTTGGTGGCCTGACTGGCGCGAAGACGTCCGAGCTTTCTTACAGGGCCGAGCCGCCCAAACGTCCCACCTTGAAACCAAACCTGTGCCCGCCCGACCTTTAATGGCGGCAGGGGCCTTTAACGATGTTTTCGGCTTTCGAACCAGACCGGCGATCAACCTTGTATGTTGGCGCCATGCGCAAGAACCACCTCATTGCGGCCGCGAGCATCTGTCTTGCACTGATTGTCTATGCCACCCTGGCGAGGCTGTCGGGAAGACCCGCGCTCATGGGGCATCACGAGGCCTATTGGATCGTCGTGATCGAGCGCTTCAGTGCCTATGGTCTGCTCGGCTTCCTTCTGTCCTTCCTGCTGCCTGGACGGTTCGCTCTGGCTTGCTCTCTCGTCATAGCGGTCGCCATGGGGCTGGAGCTCATACAGGCGTTCATACCCGATCGGGATCCGGGCTTCCTCGATGTGTTGCAGAAGGCGGCAGGAGGCACCGTGGGCGTCATGCTCGCCCAGATGATCTTGGCGTTCTTGCCCCGACCGCCATCCTAAAGAGAGCGGCATCCCTCAAGCGAGATGACCGGTGAGACGCCCAACCGGTCTTTACTTCATCATCTGGCCACGCAGCTCACCGCCCGGGTTCCCGGCCGTGTGGATGTTCGCATACCACTTTCCGGCCAGCAGATCCGCCGCCTGCGCGTCGGTGAGCGTAGCACTGCCTTGGATCGGGCTTTGCGCCGACTTGAACGGCAGGGCGATGCCGGCGTTCTTGCCGGCATCGCTGGGGCCATGGAAATGCGCCCCCATCGCCGGTCCCGTAAGCCCGGCATAGGTGACGATGTAAGTCAGGACCTTCGTCTCAGTGTCGTAGCTTGCCTCGGCCTTGCCTGATCCGGGCGAGCTGTTCGGAGGCACTTCGTTGCTTCCCTTGAGCTCGGCTTTCAGCTTCACGACCTCCGCACCTGCCGTTGCGCTCGTCGCAATGACGCTTCCGACGAGCGCAAGCGTCCCCAACAGTGCCACCGACGGCCGACACACGGCTTTGATCATGCACTCCTCCTGCGGACTCCGCGCCCCATCGCGATTGAACACCGACAATAGCCGGAAATTCCATCGCTGAGCTTATGCTGATTCGGGACAACGACCGCGGGAATTAGCCTTCGCAGTCGGTCACGGGCCGGAACATGCGGCGGCTCAGGCCACCCCACGCCTGTTGTGGAACTCGGTGGGAGCCAACAGCTCGGCCATCTGCCGATGGGTATCGTGCAGCGCCTCGATGGCGCAATCGAGATCGAAATCCGCGTCACGAACGGATGCAAAGAACTTGGCCGTCAGTGCCAGGTCGAGTTTGACGCGCGTCGCCCCGTCGCGACTCCTGCGACGATCGAGCGACAACTGGATGGCGCGGTCCCTGGCCTCCATTGCGCCGCAGCCGCAAAGCGCGCCGAGTTCATCGTATGTCATCCAGATTTGAGGCATGTTCTTCCACCACACTTGATCGGCCGCAGACTAGCTCTCGCTTCTAAAGGCAGAGTTGCTGCAGCGCGCTGCGGCGTGATTTCGAGACAACAGTGTCAATGCAACGCTAATCATGGCAATGGGCGCGAACGCGCGTGGAGCCGCGCGGATCATTGTCGATTTGGCCTTCACCTGGGCGGGCCCGCCGTTGGCGGATGCCGCGGCCGAGAACGGCCGTCGAGCCCCTTGGGCAGCTTGTCGGCATTGAGCTTCACGACCGCGCGTTTGGCATCGGCAGCCGGCGTATCTTCCTGACTGTAGATCAGTGTGGCTTCGAACATCACGTCCGGCGCTTCGCGCGCCGTTCCCGAACAGGTCGCCATCGCACCGCTGCACACGCCCGAGAGCTCGACCTCGACCTCGTCGGGCCCGAACACCGTCGGCGGTCCCTCGGCATATCGCCGTGTGGTCAGAATTGCCGTGAAGCGCTGCTCATCGACCCGATACGAGCCGCCATAGGTGAAGAAGCAGTCGCTGCCCGAAATCCGCCCCTCGGCCAAATGGACGACACCGGTGCCCTGGCCACGCGGCGTCCTGAACCAGGCAGCGTATTTGCCTTCTCTCAGCATTGAAAACATCCGTCGTGAAATTCACCGGTATTTGCAACCAACTGTGGGGCGCGACAATGACCGATGCAGCGGGCATGCCGCCACGGTTAACGCCCGGCAAAATCAACTCGTCAAATTGCTGCCGACGCCCGAAGCGAAGCCGGCTGCGCCCTCAAAACAATTCTATGCCGTCATCGGCTGCCGCGACCGCCTCGACCCGGCGCGTAGCGGCGATCGATGCCAGTCCGAGAGTTTGCAGGAACACCCGGTGGACGTCCCGCTCGCGCTCCATCGTGTAGCGTGCGAAGAGCCCGTCGAGCACGGCCTCGTCTTGCGGCTGCGGCCTTTGCACGCCAACGCTCGTGGTTTCGAGGCGCGCGGCGACCGCGGGCAATGTCGCGGAGCCATCGCCGAGCGCGGTCATCAGGCCCTGCGCCGAATTCATCAGACGCTCGAATTCCGCGCCTTCATCGACGAGCCGGCCCATCAGCTTGCCGAGCCGTTCGTTGCCGGCCTCGACCTCGCGCAGTGCTTGAAGGATCTGCGGCTCGAGCTTGGCGAGCTGCGTGGGATCGCCCTGCACGCGGAGTTGCTTCAGCTCTCTGGCCGAGCGCTCGATGCCGTCGAGTACGGGCCTCAAGCGCCCCGCCCCCGCCGAGACCTGGTCGGCGGTCGCCTTGAGCTCGTTGGCGATGACGACGAAGGCGCTGCCGCGGCTGCCGAGATGACTTGCCTTGAGACCGGCGTTCATCCCGATCAGCGTGATGTCGACGGTCGCCTCGGCAAGCCCGGCGATCGCGTGACGAAACTTCGTCAGCGTGTCCTCGACGATCGCAAGCGCCTCGTCCACCGAGCGGCCCGCACCCTCGCAGGTGACAATCAGGGTCGAGGCGTGAGCCAGCGTCTGCTTGATGCGCGACAGGAACGATGACGCGCCGCCGTCCTCGCCGCCGAACAGCGTGCGGCCGTGGCCGACGACACTGCCGGCATCGCGCAGGATGGCGGTCAGCGCGCGAACGATCTGACCAATGTCGCCGCTGAACTCGCGCTGGGCATCCCTGAGCTGGGCCGCCTGCAACTGGCAAATTGCGCGCGCGCCGTCGTCGCTCGCGACCGGTTCGGGAACGAGGCTCGGGGTGGATCCCGAGGCGAGGCCGAGACCGTGAGAGACATGCTCGAGACGCTGACGCGTGCTGTCGCCGGCCTGCAAGGAGATGATCGCGCTGCCCACCGCCTCGGCGATCTTCCTGGTGCTGGAACTCGTGAGGTCGGTGAGATGGCTGCTGTTGCTGCGCTGGTCGCGCAATCCGGAATGGGCCGCACCGAGCTCGACGCTCTCCGCCGCCAGCTGATTCCGGTAGCGGCCCTCGAATTCCTTTTGCCGGCCGAATGCGGTGGCGACGGCCTCGGACAGACGCTGCTGATCCCGCGCGCAGCCCTCGATCGAGCCCTGCACGGCCTTGCCGAGATCGTAGGCCTCCTGCGTGAAGGCGAGAAAGCCCTCGCGGTCACCGTCGAGCGAGGCTGCCTCGATCCGCGCGCTGCGGGCAATGATGGTGATCATCTGGATGTGCTTGAACAGCGGCTTGAGCAAGGCAGATGCCTCCGCCGTGCTTTTGCCGATCGTCTCCAGCAGGGCCGTCTCGGCCGGAAGCGCCTGCGCCAGCTCGCTGAGCCGCGCGGCGATCTCCTGCAACGCAGTCGCGGCACCCTCGATCTCCGCACCGGCGAGCTCCGAGGAAAGCGTTGCGAGGCCCTGGTTCAGCTCCTTGAAGATCAGATGACCGCGTCCAAGCTCGTGACCGACGCGGGCGAACACGTCCTCGATCCGCGAGGAGACGTCCTCGATCGCGGCGATCGCCTCATTGAGCGTGCTGGCCGGAATGGCGGACATTGCGATCAACCTGCCACCGCAGCGTGCCCGGCCTGGTACCAGAGCATGATCTCGCGCGGAATATGGTGCAGCGATACGACCTTCTCGACGCCGCCATGGGCGATGGCTTCCTTGGGCATGCCGAACACCACGCAGCTCTCTTCGTCCTGCGCCCGCGTCGAGGCACCGAGCTTGCGCATTTCCAGCATTCCGCGCGCGCCGTCGTCGCCCATGCCGGTCATGATCACGCCGAGCGCGTTGGCGCCCGCATGCTGGGCCGCGGAGCGAAACAGCACGTCGACGGAGGGGCGATGCCGTGACACCGGCGGGCCGTCCTTGATCGCGATCTGGTAGCGCAGGCCGATGCGTTGAAGCAGCATGTGACGGGCACCAGGCGCGATATAGGCGCAGCCCGGCAGCACCGGCTCGCCATCCTCGGCCTCCTTGACCCGGATCTGGCACACGCTGTCGAGGCGTTTCGCAAAGGCGGCGGTGAAGCCCGCCGGCATGTGCTGAACGATGACGATGGGCGGGCAATGCGGCGGCAACATCTCGAGGACGTCGTTGAGCGCTTCGGTGCCGCCCGTCGAGGCACCGATGCACACGATGCGCTCCGTCGTCGGCCGGGTCTTGCCCTGCACCGGCGGCGGGATGATGGCGTCGGCCGTCAGCTTCTTCTCGACCACGCGGCGCTCCGCGCGCGGGCGCACCCGGGCGCGGGCCGCCGACTTCACGGCCTCGCGCAGCCGCGTGGAGCATTCGAGCAGCGCCTGCCGCGTGTCGATCTTCGGCTTCGGCACGATGTCGACCGCACCGGCTTCGAACGCCTCGAACATCACGTTCGAGCCCTCCTCGGTCAGCGAAGAGCAGATGATCACCGGAATCGGACGTTGCGCCATGATCTTGCGCAGGAACGTCATGCCGTCCATGCGCGGCATCTCGATGTCGAGGATGATGACGTCGGGGATTTCGTTCTGCAGGCGGCGGGCCGCCGCGAACGGATCCGAAGCCGTCCCCATCACCTCGATATCGGGATCTTCGTTGAGGATCGTTTGCAGGATTTGGCGCACCGACGCCGAATCGTCCACGATCAGCACGCGAACTTTCTCCCTCGGCATTTTAGGCGGCGCTCCGATCAGACCTGGAAAATGGTTGGCTGAACTTGCTTCAAGCCCGGCACGGCACTGTGGATCATCGATTCCGAATGTCCGACCAGCAGATAGCCGCCCGGCCGCAAATGGCTGCACAGCTGCTCGATCACCTTGCGCTGCGTCTCGCGCTCGAAATAGATCAGGACGTTGCGGCAAAAGATGATGTCGACGTCGCGGTCGACCGGATAGGACGCGTCCATGAGGTTCATCCTCATGAAATGCGTCATGCCCCGCAATTCCGGCACCACCCGCACCTCACCGCGCGACCTGTCGCGCGACGACAGGAAATATCGCTTCACAAAATTCTCAGGCACCGGCGCAAGCACGTCGCGGGTATAGATCGCAGTCTTGGCGAGGCGCAGCACGGCGGTCGAGATGTCGGTCCCGAGGATGCGGTACTGAAACCGCGAGCCGTTCCGCGTCATGTCGTCCAGCACCATCGCAGTCGTATAGGCTTCCATGCCGGTGGAGCTTGCCGAGCTCCAGACCTTGACGTTCGCATTCCTGCGTCCATGCGATTTGAGCAGCGCGGGAATCGCGACGTCCCGCAGGAAGGTGAAGTGCTGCGGCTCCCGGAAGAAGTCCGTCTTGTTGGTCGTCACCACATCGATGAGATGCGTGAGCTCGGTGTCGAAATGATCGGCCTCGAACAGGTTCTCGACGTATTCGTTGAGGTCGGAGAAGTTCAGCGCGCGCACGCGCTTGTGCAGCCGCCCCTCCAGCATCAGCCGCTTGCCCGGCGGCAGCTTGATGCCGACCTGGCCCTCGATCAATTGGGCGATGGTCCGGAAGTGACGGTCCGACAGATGCACGGCCGTATCCTGCACGGCGGGCATCATGGCTTCCTGCCCCCGGTCGGGGATGGCCGCCTGCACTGAATGTCGGGCCATAGGGGCCATCATGAGTCCTACGCGTTCACGTAACCGCTGAAAGCGGACCGGTCCCATCGAGCGGGCCGGTCCGCAGGCACCCTTGCGGGTCCTAGCGTTGGAAATCGGCGTCCCGGTCGTCGCCGCTGTCGTTCATGTCGAACGCGAAGCCGCCGCCACCGGCGGCCTTCATGGCGCGCACCGGCTTGCCTTGCGGCTTCTTGGCCGGACGCTCGGCGGCCGCCATGTGCGCGGCCTTGGCGCGCAACTGGTTGACCGCGCGGTCGATCGGCGCGGCCGCCGGTCCTCTCGCCCCCTGTTCGATGCGGAAATAGGCGATCGTGGATTGAAGCTGCTCGGCCTGCGAGGCGAGTTCCTCCGAGGTCGAGGACACCTGCTCGGAGGCGCTGGCGTTCTGCTGGCCGACCTTGTCGAGCTGCTGAATCGCCTGGTTGATCTGCGCCGAGCCGACGTCCTGCTCGCGGCAGGCCGCCGTGATCTCCTCGACGAGCTCGGCCGTCTTCTTGATGTCCGGAACGAGCTTGGAAAGCATGATGCCGGCCTCCTGTGCCACCTTGACGGTGTCGACCGAGAGCGTGCCGATCTCGGCGGCGGCGGCCTGGCTGCGTTCGGCGAGCTTGCGCACTTCGGACGCCACCACCGCGAAGCCCTTGCCGTGCTCGCCGGCGCGGGCGGCCTCGACCGCGGCGTTGAGCGCGAGCAAATCGGTCTGGCGCGCGATCTCCTGCACGATCGTGATCTTTTCGGCGATGGTCTGCATCGCGTTGACGGCGCGGCCGACCGCGGCCCCACTGGCCTCCGCGTCCTTGGCGGACTGCGCTGCGATCTTTTCGGTCTGGTTGGCGTTGTCGGCGTTCTGCTTCACGTTGGAGGCCATCTCCTCCATTGAAGAAGAGGCCTCCTCCGCGGACGAGGCCTGCTCGGTCGCGCCCTGCGAGAGCTGTTCGGCGCTGGCCGAGAGCTCCTGGCTGCCGGCCGAGACGTTCTGCGCCGCGGTGAACGTCTCCGAGACGATTTGCCGAAGCTTGTCCACCATGCGTTCGAGCGCAAGGCCGAGCGTGTCCTTCTCGGACAGCGGCTTGGCTTCGACCATCAGATTGCCCTGCGCGATCTCGTTGGCGACCGCCGCGGTGGCATTCAAGTTCACGGTCATCGCGTTCAGTGACTTGATGAGATCGCCGATCTCGTCATTGCTGGATGATTCGATCTTGTGGCTGAGATCACCGATCGCCACCGCGTCGGCGAGGCCGACGGCCTGCGCCAGCGCCCGGCTGATGCTCATCGCGATCCAGGTCGCGGCGACCGCGGCGATGAGGAGCGAGGCAATGACCAGGCTCATCAGTATCAGTTCGGCGCGGGCGCCATCCTGCTTGGCCTGCTCGGCCTGCTCGGACATGTTCTTCTTGACGTTCCTGATGTAGCCATCGGCCGCTTCGATCGCATCCGCGACGACCTTGCGGCCGTCATGCATGGAGCGGTCCAGCGCCTTCGGCTTGTCGGTCTTCGCAAGCAGGACCGTCTCGTCCTGATACGCGTTCAGCTTGTTAAAGGCGACGTTGAAGACGTCCATCAGCTTCTTGCCGCCTTCGGTAGCCGCCGCGTAGATCTCGTCCTTGGACTTAGCGACCGCCTCGCGGCTCTTGATGAGGTCGAGTCGGAACTGCTCGTGCTCTGCGTCGGACGCCGCGAGGATCGAGTTCTTCTCGGCGCGCACCAGGAACAGAATGCCTTCCTTCAACTCGGCGGCCTTCTCCATGCGGCCTGCACGGCCGACCAGAAGCTCGGTGGTGCCGACCATATCGGCCAGCTTCATGTAACCGACCGCACCGGCGATCATGGACAGCAGGATGACGACGCCGAAGGCGCTGGCAAGCTTGGCTTTGACGGTGAATCTCATGTCAGTCTCGTTGTTTCGAATTGGGGTGCTACGCTTGACCACGCACGTGCAAACTCAGGCGGCGCGGGATGAATCCGCGGCCGCGTTACGTCCTTCCGGGATCTCGTCGTTCGCCATCAGCTTGGCGAGATCGAAGATCACGACGAATTTCTCGCCCTTGCGGCCGATGCCGGCGGCGTAATCGGACTGCCACTTGCCGCCGACCTCGGGGATCGGCTCGATCGCCTGCTCGTCGATGTCGGTCACCTCGAACACGCAATCGGCGACGAAGCCGACGCCGACTAGGCGGTCCTTCATCGGCACGTCGAGGATGATGATACGGGTCGCCTCGGTGGCGGCGACGCTCGGCAGGCCGAGCTTGGTGCGGAGATCAACGATTGGATAGCCGCTGCCGCGCACGTCGATCATGCCGAGCAAGAAGTTTGGCGCGTGCGGCAGCCGCGAGATCGGCCGCATGTCGAGAATTTCACGGACATTGCGGATGCTGATGCCGAACGTCTCGCCGGCGAGCCCGAGCGTCAGATATTGCGAGGTTGCGGCCATGATGCAGTCCAGGGGTCCGAAGGTTTGGGAATGAGCACGGTCCGGCACGCAGCCGGACCGGTTGTTCAGCGCTGGAACTCGGCGTCGCGATCGTCTTCGCCGTCATGCATGTCGAAAGCGAAGCCACCGCCGCCGGCGACTTTCATCGCCCGAGCCGGCTTGCGGGCGGGCGCGGACCTCTTCGCACCGCGGTCCGCTGCTGCCATGTGCGCCGCCTTCGTGCGAAGCTGGGTGACGGCGCGGTCGATCGGCGCCGATGCTTTCTCGTCGCGTCCGCCATGCTCGATGCGGAAGAACGAGATGGTCGACTGGAGCTGCTCGGCCTGCGAGGCAAGCTCCTCCGAGGTCGAGGACACCTGCTCGGAGGCGCTGGCGTTCTGCTGGCCGACCTTGTCGAGCTGCTGGATCGCCTGGTTGATCTGGGCCGAACCGACGTCCTGCTCGCGGCAAGCCGCGGTGATCTCCTGCACCAGCTCGGCGGTCTTCTTGATATCGGGCACCAGCTTGGACAGCATGACGCCGGCCTCCTGCGCCACCTTCACGCTTTCGGTCGACAGCGTGCCGATGTCCGCCGCAGCCGCCTGGCTGCGTTCGGCAAGCTTGCGCACTTCTGAGGCGACCACCGCAAAACCCTTGCCGTGCTCGCCGGCGCGTGCGGCTTCGACCGCCGCGTTGAGCGCGAGCAGGTCGGTCTGGCGGGCGATCTCCTGCACGATCGTGATCTTCTCGGCGATGGTCCGCATCGCTTCGACGGCACGGCCCACGGCGACACCGCTGGCCTCCGCATCCCTGGCCGATTGCGCCGCGATCTTCTCGGTCTGGTTGGCGTTGTCGGCGTTCTGCTTCACGTTGGAGGCCATCTCCTCCATCGAGGACGAAGCTTCCTCCGCGGAGGAGGCCTGCTCGGTCGCGCCCTGCGACAGCTGCTCGGCGCTGGCGGACAATTCCTGGCTGCCGGCCGAAACGTTCTGCGCCGCGGTCAGGGCTTCCTCGACGATCTGTTTGAGTTTCTCGACCATGACATTCAGCGACTTGGTGAGGTCGCCGATCTCGTCATTGCTGGACACCTTGATCATCTGGCTGAGGTCGCCATCGGCAACAGCGCCGGCGAGCCCGACCGCACGACCGAGGCCGCGGGCGATGCTGATGGAAATCCAGATCGCAGCAATCAGACCGATCGCTAGCGATGCAAGCACGGCCGAAATCAGAAGGAACTGAGCGCGGTTGCCGTCCTCATGAGCCTGGGCCGCCTGGGCGGCCATGTTCTTCTTGACGTTGGTGACGTAGACGCCGGCGGCTTCCATTGCTTCGCCGACCGCCTTGCGAGCCTCAATCGACGAGCGCTCGACGGCCTTCGTCCTGTCGGTCCTGGCAGTCTTGAAGACGTCGTCCTGGACGGCATTCATCCGGACGTAGGCCGCGCCGAAATTCTCAATCAGCTTCTTGCCCTCGGCAGAGGCCGCGGCATGGATCTCCTCTTTCAGCTTCAGCAGCGTCTCGCGCTGCTTGGCGATCTCGGCGATGAAGCGATCGGCCTCACTATCCGGCGCGAGAAGCAGGTTCTTCTCGGCCCGAACCTGGGACAGAATTCCCTTCTCGATTTCCGCCGCACGGTCAATCCGGACGGCGCGCGACACCAGGCTGTCGGCGGTGTCGATCATCTCGCTCAGCTTCACGTAAGCAAGGCCGCCCGCGGCCATCGAGAGCAACAGGACCACGCCGAATGCACTGGCAAGTTTTGCCTTGACGGTAAATCTCATTTCCAGCCCCTACCCCCAGTCTCGCCCGAGACTTCTTCTCAATGCAGGATGCGTTCCATGTTCGGAACGATGACAAACTCTTCACGCCATTTCGCAATGAAACGAATGAACTCCGGCTTCCAGTGCATGCCGACGCGCGGCGTCTGCTGCACGTCGGTCTGCGATATCTCCGTGACCTCGTAGACCTTATCGGCGGTAACACCGACCAGAACCGGCTCGCCGTCCAGCTCCAGCTCGATGACGACGATGCGCGTGTCGGCCGAATTCTCGGGCTGCGGCATGCCGAAACGGATGCGCAGATCCGCGAGCGGAATGACGTTGCCGCGCACATTGATCACGCTGGGAACGAAGGCGCGCGCACCCGCCACCTTGGTCACGGGCACGGGATCGATGATCTCGCGCACGAGGCCGGCATCCAGCGCGAACTTCTCCTCGCCGAGGCCGATCATCACGACCTGCATCGCATCGGCCCGACGTTCGCCAGCCAAACCTTCCTTCATCACGCCGCCTCGCTGATGTGCTGCTTCTCGACCTTCGACTGCGCCAGCGTGACGAGCTGCGCGACGTCGAGGATCAGCGCCGCCGTGCCGTCACCCAGGATCGTCGCGCCGGAGAAGATCGTGACGTCGGAATGCAGCTTGGAGAGCGACTTGATCACGGTCTGGTGGTTGCCGATGATCTGGTCGGCGACGAGGCCCACCCGGGTCTCACCGGTCGAGATGATGATCGTCTTCTGGTGCCGGTCGGGCGAACCCTGCGACGACATGATCTCACGCAGGCGCAGGAACGGCACGAGGCCGCCGCGCACATTGAGGAAATTGCGGCCGCGCGAGCGCTCGTCATCGGCGGTCAACTCGACGCACTCCTCCACGGCCGACAGCGGGATGATGTAGCGGCCTTCGCCGACGCGGATCAGAAGGCCCTCGATGATCGCG
This genomic stretch from Bradyrhizobium sp. CCGB12 harbors:
- a CDS encoding chemotaxis protein CheW, translated to MAATSQYLTLGLAGETFGISIRNVREILDMRPISRLPHAPNFLLGMIDVRGSGYPIVDLRTKLGLPSVAATEATRIIILDVPMKDRLVGVGFVADCVFEVTDIDEQAIEPIPEVGGKWQSDYAAGIGRKGEKFVVIFDLAKLMANDEIPEGRNAAADSSRAA
- a CDS encoding methyl-accepting chemotaxis protein; protein product: MRFTVKAKLASAFGVVLLLSMAAGGLAYVKLSEMIDTADSLVSRAVRIDRAAEIEKGILSQVRAEKNLLLAPDSEADRFIAEIAKQRETLLKLKEEIHAAASAEGKKLIENFGAAYVRMNAVQDDVFKTARTDRTKAVERSSIEARKAVGEAMEAAGVYVTNVKKNMAAQAAQAHEDGNRAQFLLISAVLASLAIGLIAAIWISISIARGLGRAVGLAGAVADGDLSQMIKVSSNDEIGDLTKSLNVMVEKLKQIVEEALTAAQNVSAGSQELSASAEQLSQGATEQASSAEEASSSMEEMASNVKQNADNANQTEKIAAQSARDAEASGVAVGRAVEAMRTIAEKITIVQEIARQTDLLALNAAVEAARAGEHGKGFAVVASEVRKLAERSQAAAADIGTLSTESVKVAQEAGVMLSKLVPDIKKTAELVQEITAACREQDVGSAQINQAIQQLDKVGQQNASASEQVSSTSEELASQAEQLQSTISFFRIEHGGRDEKASAPIDRAVTQLRTKAAHMAAADRGAKRSAPARKPARAMKVAGGGGFAFDMHDGEDDRDAEFQR
- a CDS encoding chemotaxis protein CheW; this translates as MKEGLAGERRADAMQVVMIGLGEEKFALDAGLVREIIDPVPVTKVAGARAFVPSVINVRGNVIPLADLRIRFGMPQPENSADTRIVVIELELDGEPVLVGVTADKVYEVTEISQTDVQQTPRVGMHWKPEFIRFIAKWREEFVIVPNMERILH